The following coding sequences are from one Mycolicibacterium aichiense window:
- a CDS encoding TIGR03086 family metal-binding protein produces MDPLDVLRRADRRLVDLVTTLDTTDLGLPTPCTGWDVRSLLSHTIASIDAFAAAVDGGEGPTEEELFSGADILGSDPLAVARRSIERSQRAWATITDWQRPVTSVLGEMPAAQAIGIVTYSTLIHSWDLAVAINRAVEFDEAEAALAEQVGSTLVPALRPQDLFGPEVHTNGAATPTQRVVAFAGRHPL; encoded by the coding sequence ATGGATCCGCTGGACGTGCTGCGTCGCGCCGATCGCCGCCTGGTTGACCTGGTCACCACCCTCGACACCACTGATCTGGGCCTGCCCACCCCGTGTACCGGCTGGGATGTTCGCTCCCTGCTGAGCCATACCATCGCCTCGATCGATGCCTTCGCCGCTGCCGTGGACGGCGGCGAGGGCCCCACCGAAGAGGAGTTGTTCAGCGGCGCCGACATCCTCGGCTCCGATCCCCTGGCCGTGGCGCGCCGTTCCATCGAGCGATCACAGCGGGCCTGGGCGACGATCACCGACTGGCAGCGTCCGGTCACATCGGTGCTCGGTGAGATGCCTGCCGCACAGGCGATCGGAATCGTCACCTACTCGACGCTCATCCACAGCTGGGATCTGGCCGTCGCAATCAACCGGGCCGTCGAATTCGACGAGGCCGAGGCGGCCCTCGCCGAGCAGGTGGGGTCGACGCTCGTGCCGGCTTTGCGACCCCAGGATCTCTTCGGCCCCGAGGTACACACGAATGGCGCGGCCACGCCGACCCAGCGGGTCGTCGCCTTCGCCGGGCGTCACCCCCTCTGA
- a CDS encoding CGNR zinc finger domain-containing protein, whose product MESGSLLHRAQAAGFVVAGEPLAVDLADTLITIREPAVDLLADEKANRLWWSLQQDRLAGGPLPPLEPTVELRQAIRHILDARLAGVMPDEAAIGRVNDAAACAPSTRSLVQTSAGWAAITTRHAPADRPYRLSLAAVAESLIDVLTGPAQDRLRRCQNPACSMLFVASDARRKFCTQNICANRTRVARHYQRHRPD is encoded by the coding sequence ATGGAGTCAGGGTCTCTGCTGCACAGGGCGCAGGCGGCGGGGTTCGTCGTGGCCGGAGAGCCGCTGGCTGTTGACCTGGCGGACACTCTCATCACCATCCGCGAACCGGCTGTCGACCTTCTCGCGGACGAGAAGGCCAATCGGCTGTGGTGGAGCCTGCAGCAGGACCGGCTGGCCGGCGGTCCGCTCCCACCGCTCGAGCCCACCGTCGAACTGCGCCAGGCGATTCGGCACATCCTGGATGCACGACTGGCGGGGGTGATGCCCGACGAAGCTGCGATCGGGCGTGTCAATGACGCCGCCGCCTGCGCGCCCTCGACCCGGTCGCTTGTGCAGACCTCGGCCGGATGGGCCGCCATCACCACACGCCACGCCCCTGCCGACCGGCCCTACCGGCTGTCGCTCGCCGCAGTCGCCGAAAGCCTCATCGATGTGCTCACCGGGCCCGCCCAGGACCGACTGCGGAGATGTCAAAACCCGGCGTGCAGCATGCTTTTCGTCGCCTCCGATGCCCGTCGCAAGTTCTGCACCCAGAACATCTGTGCAAACCGAACACGGGTGGCTCGGCACTATCAGCGCCATCGCCCGGACTAG
- a CDS encoding HNH endonuclease signature motif containing protein has product MGSIDVVLGVLDDAVEALAAVDLEMLDAPERFAVLERLETVRRRQVAVSHTLVARLERFEGCPPVPITLADVLRISSREARRRIRDAEQMAPRRALTGEPLPPVLPETSKAWHAGELDGEHLRVIQKFFRDLPGHVPPIEREKAERTLAQKATALRPDQLDKVAHRLALHLNPDGTFSDEDRARKRGFVWCGGQGVDGMSVGRLVADPELRSLVDAWMAKFAAPGMCNPAEDSPTTTPSEQVAERDARSYAQRQHDALKALVRGQLGDPKFGQHNGLPVTVIATATVQDLQAQAGHAVTASGTLLPIPDLIRMASHAYHYLALFDGVDGRGLWLGRTKRIATADQRIMLHAKCRGCTRPGCDAPGYHSGVHHAAQDWKSGGTTDVDDLTLACPPDNQLVETGGWTTRQLPDGSTEWIPPPGLPMLRGGVNDYHHPERLLEGDSGPPSNDAGNDAA; this is encoded by the coding sequence ATGGGTTCGATAGACGTGGTATTGGGGGTTCTCGACGATGCTGTCGAGGCCTTGGCCGCGGTCGATCTCGAGATGCTCGACGCGCCGGAACGGTTCGCAGTGTTGGAGAGGTTGGAGACCGTACGGCGGCGTCAGGTCGCGGTGTCCCATACGCTCGTCGCGCGGCTGGAGCGGTTCGAGGGCTGCCCGCCAGTGCCGATCACGCTGGCGGATGTGCTGCGCATCAGCTCGCGTGAGGCGAGGCGGCGGATCCGGGACGCCGAGCAGATGGCGCCGCGGCGAGCGTTGACGGGTGAGCCGTTGCCGCCGGTGCTGCCTGAGACGTCGAAGGCCTGGCATGCCGGTGAGTTGGATGGTGAGCATCTGCGGGTGATCCAGAAGTTCTTCCGCGATCTGCCCGGGCATGTGCCGCCGATCGAGCGCGAGAAGGCCGAACGCACCTTGGCGCAGAAGGCCACGGCGTTGCGGCCGGACCAGTTGGACAAGGTCGCCCATCGGCTCGCGTTGCATCTCAATCCCGACGGCACGTTCTCTGATGAGGACCGGGCTCGCAAGCGCGGATTCGTGTGGTGCGGTGGGCAGGGTGTCGATGGAATGAGTGTGGGGCGGCTGGTCGCCGATCCGGAGCTACGGTCGCTCGTCGATGCCTGGATGGCGAAGTTCGCTGCCCCCGGGATGTGCAACCCGGCCGAGGACAGTCCTACGACGACTCCCAGCGAGCAGGTCGCTGAACGGGATGCCCGCAGTTATGCCCAGCGTCAGCATGATGCGCTCAAGGCCCTGGTGCGCGGACAGCTCGGTGATCCGAAATTCGGTCAGCACAACGGCTTACCCGTCACGGTGATTGCAACGGCCACGGTGCAGGACCTTCAAGCGCAGGCCGGGCACGCAGTCACCGCGAGTGGAACACTGCTGCCGATCCCCGACCTGATCCGGATGGCCAGCCATGCCTACCACTACCTGGCCCTGTTCGACGGCGTCGACGGACGCGGGTTGTGGCTGGGCCGCACCAAACGCATCGCCACGGCAGACCAGCGAATCATGTTGCATGCCAAGTGTCGTGGCTGCACCCGACCAGGCTGCGACGCCCCCGGCTACCACAGCGGCGTGCACCACGCCGCCCAAGACTGGAAGAGCGGTGGCACCACCGACGTCGACGACCTCACTCTGGCCTGCCCACCGGATAACCAACTCGTCGAAACCGGCGGCTGGACCACCCGGCAACTCCCCGATGGCAGCACCGAATGGATCCCACCCCCGGGGCTGCCCATGCTGCGCGGCGGGGTCAACGACTACCACCACCCCGAGCGGTTACTCGAGGGCGACAGCGGCCCGCCGTCCAACGATGCGGGCAACGACGCCGCCTGA
- a CDS encoding SAM-dependent methyltransferase yields the protein METRPDSVADTGLLVAAIRARESVRDDRLFTDPFADKLAAEAGHRMLDAALATSGERTTLQIVVRTRFWDDALLDAASSCRQVVLVAAGMDARAYRLTWPAGTSVFELDQPPVIAAKNAVLADDVPQCARAPIGMDLADNWPKALRSAGFDATTPTAWLIEGLLQYLDEDAVHRLVERIDALSVPGSVLCYDVVGKSLLAAPFMAGLLKSMADNGAPWLFGTDDPAELVRPYGWSATVTDIAEPGNQWGRWYAPVTPNESETARGYFVVATKRRA from the coding sequence ATGGAAACCAGACCAGATTCGGTCGCCGACACCGGACTGCTGGTGGCCGCGATCCGTGCCCGCGAATCGGTGCGTGATGATCGGCTATTCACCGATCCGTTCGCCGACAAGCTCGCCGCAGAGGCCGGCCACCGAATGCTCGACGCGGCCCTGGCCACCTCAGGTGAGCGCACCACTCTGCAGATCGTGGTGCGCACCCGGTTCTGGGACGATGCACTACTCGATGCCGCCTCATCGTGCCGGCAGGTCGTCCTGGTCGCCGCGGGCATGGACGCTAGGGCGTACCGCCTGACGTGGCCGGCGGGCACCAGCGTTTTCGAACTGGACCAGCCGCCCGTCATCGCGGCGAAGAATGCCGTCCTCGCTGACGACGTCCCGCAGTGCGCTCGCGCACCGATCGGAATGGACCTCGCCGACAACTGGCCGAAGGCACTGCGCAGCGCGGGTTTCGACGCCACCACGCCGACGGCATGGCTGATCGAGGGCCTTCTCCAGTACCTCGACGAAGACGCGGTGCACCGGCTCGTCGAACGCATCGATGCCCTGTCGGTACCAGGGTCGGTGCTCTGTTACGACGTCGTCGGCAAGTCGCTGCTGGCGGCTCCGTTCATGGCCGGGCTGCTGAAATCCATGGCGGACAACGGCGCTCCATGGTTGTTCGGAACCGATGATCCTGCGGAGTTGGTGCGGCCGTACGGGTGGTCGGCGACGGTCACCGATATCGCCGAGCCAGGAAACCAGTGGGGCCGCTGGTACGCACCAGTAACGCCGAACGAAAGCGAAACCGCCCGAGGATATTTCGTCGTGGCCACCAAACGGCGCGCCTGA
- a CDS encoding helix-turn-helix transcriptional regulator codes for MQPAGPALYRPGPPLCDYIDYIGYWQHGGDVPHRSTALPRGAVTIVIELGERDLVDFAAVGAPPGQVPAAFITGAGTTSYVTQIEPGQTVMTVHFRPGGARPFLGIPLGELQDRCVGIEDIWGTAARTLRESLTGTSSAADRITLLEGFLLGCIRVHDDPLRGLLPLLDAEPSITVSEVAALTELSPKRLASLFSSQVGLGPKPYLRVRRLQAALRHLDVGTQRGAQIAADLGYCDQAHFVRDFRALTAITPSQYPSRRSSLPSHLDLVT; via the coding sequence GTGCAACCAGCGGGTCCAGCCTTGTACCGACCGGGGCCTCCGCTGTGCGACTACATCGACTACATCGGCTACTGGCAGCACGGCGGCGACGTGCCGCATCGCAGCACCGCCCTACCCCGGGGCGCGGTGACGATCGTGATCGAGCTCGGTGAACGGGACCTGGTGGATTTCGCCGCCGTCGGCGCGCCGCCTGGACAGGTTCCTGCAGCGTTCATCACCGGTGCGGGCACCACGTCCTACGTCACCCAGATCGAGCCCGGCCAGACCGTGATGACGGTGCACTTCCGTCCGGGAGGGGCGCGCCCGTTCCTCGGGATCCCGCTGGGTGAGTTGCAGGACCGGTGCGTCGGTATCGAGGACATCTGGGGCACAGCTGCACGGACATTGCGTGAGAGCCTGACTGGAACATCCTCGGCAGCCGATCGCATCACGCTTCTGGAAGGGTTTCTGCTGGGCTGCATCCGTGTTCACGACGATCCGTTGCGGGGCCTGCTGCCGCTTCTCGATGCGGAGCCGTCGATCACCGTTTCCGAAGTCGCTGCGCTGACCGAACTTTCACCGAAGCGGCTGGCCAGTCTGTTCAGTTCACAGGTGGGCCTCGGCCCGAAACCATATCTACGGGTGCGGCGACTGCAGGCCGCGTTGCGCCACCTGGACGTTGGAACGCAGCGCGGTGCGCAGATCGCCGCCGATCTCGGCTACTGCGACCAAGCCCACTTCGTCCGCGACTTCCGCGCCCTGACCGCCATCACCCCGAGCCAGTATCCGAGTCGCCGGTCGAGCCTGCCCAGCCATCTGGACCTAGTCACCTAG
- a CDS encoding YciI family protein, which yields MYYFALLQTPERTLSADDAGREMQAYAEFHARESAAIREGDALGPAAEAVRITGGPDAPVITDGPYAEGAEVAGGYYMFEADNLDEALQLARQIPAAQYGAIEVWPVVHWNAVGRPTTDSDWLALLLEPADEVNVPGTPEWDRGLAQHAEFGAAAGSHILGGAPLHPPTTATTVRVRDGDVVLTDGPYAEAAEVANGFYVLSAADRDEATKIASMIPASVVELRRLAGVSGL from the coding sequence ATGTACTACTTCGCACTGCTGCAAACCCCTGAGCGCACCCTCAGCGCCGATGACGCAGGCCGGGAAATGCAGGCTTATGCCGAGTTCCACGCCCGCGAGTCGGCGGCGATCCGTGAGGGTGATGCGTTGGGTCCGGCCGCCGAGGCGGTCCGGATCACCGGCGGACCGGATGCGCCGGTGATCACCGACGGTCCGTACGCCGAGGGCGCCGAGGTGGCCGGTGGTTACTACATGTTCGAGGCCGACAACCTCGACGAGGCACTGCAGCTGGCCCGGCAGATTCCAGCGGCGCAATACGGAGCGATCGAGGTGTGGCCGGTGGTGCACTGGAATGCGGTGGGGCGGCCGACGACCGATTCCGATTGGCTGGCACTGCTTCTCGAACCCGCCGATGAGGTGAACGTGCCCGGCACGCCCGAATGGGATCGAGGGTTGGCTCAGCACGCCGAGTTCGGGGCCGCGGCGGGATCGCACATCCTCGGCGGGGCGCCGCTGCACCCGCCGACGACGGCGACGACGGTGCGCGTGCGGGACGGTGACGTGGTGTTGACCGACGGTCCCTACGCGGAGGCCGCCGAAGTCGCCAACGGGTTCTACGTGCTGTCGGCCGCCGACCGTGACGAGGCGACGAAGATCGCGTCGATGATCCCGGCGTCGGTCGTCGAACTGCGCCGGCTGGCAGGAGTGTCTGGGCTGTAA
- a CDS encoding RNA polymerase sigma factor, producing MGSLDGVFRREWGPAVAALARWSGDLDIAEDAVQEACAEALRSWPRDGIPDNPGAWLVTVGRNRARDRLRRELVRPGKELLAVQGDGRADDRVVHGVRDDELRMMFTCAHPALERASQLALTLRLISGLTVPEIARALLLSETAVGQRITRAKSKIRHANIPLRVPPPELLAERTPHVLSCIYSVFTEGYWSTAGPSAIRDELCDEGVRLAGELCLLMPAEPDARALYALVLLHDSRRSTRVDADGALVPLEEQDRSRWDRGRISRGLDRLRRAEGASGPYLPQAVIAAAHATAPSWEQTDWRTICRAYDQLLRQTDSPVVRANRALAIGLRDGPDAGLAALDQVAHDPRLARSALVPTVRADLLRRAGRRADAVRWYRDAIDLNGSEPGKAFLRRRIAECGGAIA from the coding sequence ATGGGTTCGCTGGATGGTGTCTTCCGGCGGGAGTGGGGTCCCGCGGTGGCCGCGCTCGCGCGGTGGTCCGGTGATCTGGACATCGCCGAGGACGCCGTCCAGGAAGCCTGCGCGGAGGCACTGCGGAGCTGGCCTCGCGACGGGATACCCGACAATCCCGGCGCGTGGCTGGTCACCGTCGGCCGTAATCGGGCCAGGGATCGCCTGCGTCGCGAATTGGTGCGCCCGGGAAAGGAATTGCTGGCCGTGCAGGGTGATGGACGCGCCGATGACCGGGTTGTGCACGGTGTGCGCGACGACGAGCTTCGGATGATGTTCACCTGCGCGCATCCCGCCCTCGAACGGGCGTCACAACTCGCGCTGACCTTGCGGCTGATATCGGGTCTGACGGTGCCGGAGATCGCCCGCGCGCTTCTGCTCAGCGAAACTGCTGTGGGACAGCGCATCACCCGCGCCAAGAGCAAGATCCGGCACGCCAACATCCCGCTACGGGTGCCCCCGCCCGAGCTGTTGGCTGAACGCACCCCGCACGTGCTGTCGTGTATCTACTCGGTGTTCACCGAGGGGTACTGGTCCACCGCCGGACCGTCTGCGATCCGTGACGAGCTGTGCGACGAAGGTGTCCGGCTGGCCGGCGAGCTGTGCCTGTTGATGCCTGCCGAACCGGACGCCCGCGCGTTGTATGCGCTTGTTCTGCTGCATGATTCGCGACGATCGACGCGCGTCGACGCCGACGGTGCGCTGGTGCCGCTCGAGGAGCAGGACCGGTCCCGGTGGGATCGCGGCCGGATCTCCCGCGGGCTCGACCGGCTACGCCGTGCGGAAGGTGCGAGCGGGCCCTACCTTCCGCAGGCGGTGATCGCCGCCGCGCACGCGACCGCGCCGAGCTGGGAGCAGACCGACTGGCGGACCATCTGCCGGGCGTATGACCAGCTGCTGCGTCAGACGGACTCACCGGTGGTGCGGGCGAACCGGGCGCTCGCGATCGGGCTGCGCGACGGACCGGATGCCGGGTTGGCGGCTCTGGACCAGGTGGCGCACGATCCGCGATTGGCCCGATCCGCGCTCGTACCCACGGTGCGGGCCGACTTGTTGCGCCGAGCGGGAAGGCGCGCGGATGCGGTGCGCTGGTATCGCGACGCGATCGATCTCAACGGCTCCGAACCGGGCAAGGCGTTTCTGCGCCGTCGGATTGCCGAATGCGGCGGGGCAATCGCATAA
- a CDS encoding TetR/AcrR family transcriptional regulator, translating into MRTHGWSGAAPATDEEAVARILAAANKAIDSHGADLSIADVARTLGVTRQTVYRYFPSTDALLQASAMVAATGFLDRLADHLAGITDPADAVTEGIAAAVEWLPHDKHMGLLLGPERSSTFSAEVTSDVALTFAGSMLRRFDVDWGAAGFSDSDLDELGEHLLRIIQSFVLDPGRPPRQGDDLRQYLRRWVGAALHAPAREPVRSPAPGR; encoded by the coding sequence ATGCGGACACACGGATGGTCAGGAGCCGCGCCCGCCACCGACGAGGAAGCCGTCGCCAGAATCCTGGCGGCGGCCAACAAGGCCATCGACTCACACGGTGCCGACCTCAGCATCGCCGACGTCGCTCGCACGCTGGGTGTCACCCGCCAGACCGTCTATCGCTACTTCCCCAGCACCGACGCGCTGTTGCAGGCCTCGGCCATGGTGGCGGCGACCGGGTTCCTCGACCGGCTGGCCGATCACCTGGCCGGCATCACCGACCCGGCCGACGCGGTGACCGAAGGCATAGCCGCGGCGGTGGAATGGTTGCCTCACGACAAGCACATGGGGTTGCTGCTAGGACCCGAGCGCTCGAGCACGTTCAGCGCCGAGGTCACCTCGGATGTCGCGCTGACGTTCGCGGGTTCGATGCTGCGCCGCTTCGACGTCGATTGGGGCGCAGCGGGTTTCAGTGACAGTGATCTCGACGAGCTCGGCGAACACCTGCTGCGGATCATCCAGTCGTTCGTGCTCGATCCGGGCCGGCCGCCGCGACAGGGTGACGACTTGCGCCAGTATCTGCGCCGCTGGGTCGGCGCGGCATTGCACGCGCCGGCTAGGGAGCCGGTGCGCTCTCCTGCACCAGGGCGTTGA
- a CDS encoding cytochrome P450 — translation MTAASVCPFGAGFDFTDPDLIKEGMPVAQFAQLRQTAPVWWNEQPLGGTVFDDGGYWVISKHRDIRDISRDGDLWSTNQKGVVMRFADDMTADQVEITKALLINHDAPEHTRLRKLVSRLFTPRAVAKLEEKLADAARDIVAAAAAKNTGDFVDDIAMQLPLLAIADLLGVPEDDRQKLFHWTNSIMNTDDPEFNDVDPIEANAELMGYAYSMAEQRRQCPADDIVTRLVEADLDGESLSEVEFAFFVILLAVAGNETTRNAMTHGMNAFFENPDQWELFKRERPETTADEIVRWATPVHCFQRTATADVELGGVTIRKGQRAGLFYSSANYDEEVFDNPFGFNILRDPNPHLGFGGNGAHFCIGANLARMEIKLIFNEIANQIPDISKLGDPERLRSGWLNGVKHLPVAYR, via the coding sequence ATGACCGCCGCCAGCGTGTGTCCGTTCGGAGCGGGCTTCGACTTCACCGATCCGGACCTGATCAAAGAGGGCATGCCCGTCGCCCAGTTCGCGCAATTGCGCCAGACCGCCCCGGTCTGGTGGAACGAGCAGCCGCTCGGCGGCACGGTCTTCGACGACGGCGGGTACTGGGTGATCAGCAAGCACCGCGACATCCGGGATATCTCCCGCGACGGCGACCTGTGGTCGACCAACCAGAAGGGCGTCGTCATGCGTTTCGCCGACGACATGACCGCAGACCAGGTGGAGATCACCAAAGCGCTGCTGATCAATCACGACGCACCCGAGCACACCCGGCTGCGCAAGCTGGTCTCGCGACTGTTCACCCCGCGCGCGGTGGCCAAGCTGGAGGAGAAGCTGGCCGACGCCGCACGTGACATCGTGGCCGCGGCCGCCGCGAAAAACACCGGCGATTTCGTCGACGACATCGCGATGCAGCTTCCGCTGCTGGCGATCGCCGATCTGCTCGGCGTTCCGGAAGACGATCGACAGAAGCTCTTCCACTGGACCAACAGCATCATGAACACCGACGATCCGGAATTCAACGACGTCGACCCGATCGAGGCGAACGCCGAGCTGATGGGCTACGCGTACTCGATGGCCGAGCAGCGCAGGCAGTGCCCGGCCGACGATATCGTCACCCGCCTGGTGGAGGCGGACTTGGATGGCGAGTCACTCTCCGAGGTCGAGTTCGCGTTCTTCGTGATCCTGCTCGCGGTGGCCGGCAACGAGACCACCCGTAACGCCATGACCCACGGTATGAACGCGTTCTTCGAAAACCCGGACCAGTGGGAGCTTTTCAAGCGGGAACGCCCGGAGACGACGGCCGACGAGATCGTTCGGTGGGCCACCCCGGTGCACTGCTTCCAGCGCACCGCCACCGCCGACGTCGAACTCGGCGGCGTGACGATCCGCAAGGGCCAGCGGGCCGGCCTGTTCTACAGCTCGGCCAACTATGACGAGGAAGTCTTCGACAACCCGTTCGGATTCAACATTTTGCGTGACCCGAACCCCCACCTCGGTTTCGGCGGCAACGGCGCGCACTTCTGCATCGGCGCCAACCTCGCGCGGATGGAGATCAAGCTGATCTTCAACGAGATCGCCAACCAGATCCCGGACATCAGCAAGCTCGGCGACCCGGAGCGACTCCGGTCGGGCTGGCTCAACGGCGTCAAGCATTTGCCGGTCGCCTATCGCTAG
- a CDS encoding acyl-CoA carboxylase subunit beta, with product MTDRPDLAELLRRRALTEDAARPDAVERRHAAGGRTARENIDDLVDADSFVEYGRFAIAAQRRRRDLDDLIARTPADGLIAGTAQVNGKPCAVLSYDYTVLAGTQGYVGHRKKDRLFELIERMRLPTIFFAEGGGGRPGDTDYPAVSQLETRAFKLWAALSGVVPRIAIVKGRCFAGNAVIAGCSDLIVATADTSIGMGGPAMIAGGGLGEVESDAVGPISVQAPNGVVDVVVADEAEAVAVAKRLLGYFQGVAEPGAVADQNTLRTVIPERARRAYPIKPVIETIADQGSVTFLREKFAAEMVTALARVDGRPVGVIANNTMVMAGAITAAAADKAARFLQLCDTFGLPVVSLIDCPGYMVGPAAEAEALVRRASRMLVAGAALRVPLVAVVLRRGYGLGAQAMTGGSLHEPLLTVAWSSAHLGPMGLEGAVRLGMRKELEAISDDPEREQRVAEATAAMEENAKALNAAQIFEVDDVIDPAETRGLIVATLAAAAARGELPPPRRFVDTW from the coding sequence ATGACGGATCGTCCAGACCTCGCGGAGTTGCTGCGTCGGCGAGCGCTGACCGAAGACGCAGCCCGCCCCGACGCGGTCGAGCGCCGCCACGCCGCCGGCGGCCGGACCGCCCGCGAGAACATCGACGACCTGGTGGACGCCGATTCGTTCGTGGAGTACGGGCGGTTCGCGATCGCCGCGCAGCGCCGCCGCCGCGATCTCGACGACCTGATCGCCCGCACCCCCGCCGACGGGCTGATCGCCGGCACCGCACAGGTCAACGGCAAACCGTGCGCGGTGTTGTCCTACGACTACACGGTGCTGGCCGGCACCCAGGGCTACGTCGGGCATCGCAAGAAAGACCGGCTCTTCGAGCTCATCGAGCGGATGCGGCTGCCCACGATCTTCTTCGCCGAGGGCGGCGGCGGCCGGCCCGGCGATACCGATTACCCGGCGGTCTCACAGCTCGAGACTCGGGCCTTCAAACTGTGGGCGGCGCTCTCAGGAGTGGTGCCGCGCATCGCAATCGTCAAAGGCCGCTGCTTCGCGGGCAACGCCGTGATCGCCGGCTGTTCGGACCTCATCGTCGCCACCGCCGACACCTCGATCGGGATGGGCGGCCCGGCGATGATCGCCGGCGGCGGACTGGGCGAGGTCGAATCCGACGCCGTCGGCCCGATTTCGGTACAGGCGCCCAACGGTGTCGTCGACGTCGTCGTGGCCGACGAGGCCGAGGCCGTCGCGGTCGCCAAACGGCTCCTCGGCTACTTTCAGGGTGTCGCCGAGCCGGGGGCCGTCGCCGACCAAAACACTTTGCGCACAGTCATTCCCGAACGCGCCCGGCGCGCCTACCCGATCAAGCCGGTCATCGAAACCATCGCCGACCAAGGTTCGGTGACGTTCCTGCGGGAGAAGTTCGCCGCGGAGATGGTCACCGCGCTGGCGCGGGTCGACGGCCGCCCCGTCGGTGTGATCGCCAACAACACCATGGTGATGGCCGGGGCGATCACCGCCGCGGCGGCCGACAAAGCCGCGCGCTTCCTGCAACTGTGCGACACCTTCGGCTTGCCGGTCGTCTCGCTGATCGACTGCCCGGGCTACATGGTCGGGCCGGCCGCCGAGGCAGAGGCATTGGTGCGGCGGGCGTCGCGGATGCTGGTCGCCGGCGCGGCTCTGCGGGTGCCGTTGGTGGCGGTCGTGCTGCGCCGCGGCTACGGGCTGGGCGCGCAGGCGATGACCGGCGGCAGCCTGCACGAGCCCCTGCTGACCGTGGCCTGGTCGAGCGCGCACCTCGGGCCGATGGGTCTGGAGGGCGCGGTGCGCCTGGGAATGCGCAAGGAGCTGGAAGCCATCTCCGACGACCCCGAGCGGGAACAGCGGGTCGCCGAGGCGACCGCGGCGATGGAGGAGAACGCCAAAGCGCTCAACGCCGCCCAGATCTTCGAAGTCGACGACGTCATAGACCCGGCGGAGACCCGCGGCCTGATCGTCGCGACCCTGGCCGCCGCCGCTGCGCGCGGCGAACTCCCGCCACCGAGGCGGTTCGTCGACACCTGGTAG